The Rhinolophus ferrumequinum isolate MPI-CBG mRhiFer1 chromosome 6, mRhiFer1_v1.p, whole genome shotgun sequence genome has a window encoding:
- the KNSTRN gene encoding small kinetochore-associated protein isoform X2, translating into MALSMASHTAPEAFKLRLAFPQRHEVFPKDCKPQDGRAKAADPATSTAVASEHLLNQSDESCGQEEQTPGAQPCRLVTMTSVVKTVCAPQPPSVLSGGPPADTQTRATSKSLLPVKSKEVDVSRHLHSGSSESDVTKIIKPRRETGQVKVAETTVKRNVKKSYKPWSKQKSEEELKNKNQLLEAVNKQLHQKLTETQEELKDLTQKVELLEKFQDNCLAILESKGLKPVLGSETLASQQESTTDHTDSMLLLETLQDELKLFNETAKKQMEELQALKVKLKMKEEERARFLEQQTLCNGQVNDFTTALQEMEQLLEM; encoded by the exons ATGGCTCTATCAATGGCTTCACACACTGCACCAGAGGCCTTCAAACTAAGGCTTGCATTCCCACAGCGACATGAAGTTTTTCCAAAAG ATTGTAAACCCCAGGACGGTAGAGCCAAG GCGGCAGACCCAGCCACCAGTACGGCAGTTGCATCGGAGCATCTTTTGAATCAGAGCGACGAGAGCTGCGGGCAGGAGGAGCAGACACCTGG CGCCCAGCCTTGCCGCCTCGTTACGATGACCAGCGTGGTTAAGACAGTGTGCGCACCGCAGCCTCCCTCTGTGCTGAGCGGCGGCCCACCCGCAG ACACACAAACTCGAGCCACCTCTAAGAGCCTGTTACCTGTTAAGTCCAAAGAAGTCGATGTTTCCAGACATCTTCAttcaggaagttcagagagtGATGTTACAAAAATCATCAAACCAAGACGAGAGACTGG GCAGGTGAAAGTTGCAGAAACTACCGTCAAAAGGAACGTCAAAAAGAG TTACAAACCATGGAGTAAGCAGAAATCAGAGGAAGAGCTCAAGAATAAGAACCAGCTCTTAGAGGCTGTCAACAAGCAGTTGCACCAGAAGTTGACTGAAACTCAG GAAGAACTGAAGGACCTGACCCAGAAGGTGGAGCTGCTGGAGAAATTTCAGGACAACTGTTTGGCAATTTTGGAGAGCAAGGGCCTTAAACCAG TTTTAGGCAGTGAGACCCTGGCATCACAGCAAGAATCCACCACGGATCACACGGACTCTATG TTGCTGTTAGAAACTTTGCAAGATGAGCTGAAGCTTTTTAACGAAACAGCCAAAAAGCAGATGGAGGAGTTACAG GCCTTAAAAGTAAAGTTGAAGatgaaagaagaagagagggccCGGTTCCTGGAACAGCAGACCTTATGTAATGGTCAAGTAAATGATTTTACAACAGCTCTTCAGGAAATGGAGCAACTATTAGAAATGTGA
- the KNSTRN gene encoding small kinetochore-associated protein isoform X1 yields the protein MALSMASHTAPEAFKLRLAFPQRHEVFPKDCKPQDGRAKAADPATSTAVASEHLLNQSDESCGQEEQTPGAQPCRLVTMTSVVKTVCAPQPPSVLSGGPPADTQTRATSKSLLPVKSKEVDVSRHLHSGSSESDVTKIIKPRRETGQVKVAETTVKRNVKKSYKPWSKQKSEEELKNKNQLLEAVNKQLHQKLTETQEELKDLTQKVELLEKFQDNCLAILESKGLKPVLGSETLASQQESTTDHTDSMVRAQLLLETLQDELKLFNETAKKQMEELQALKVKLKMKEEERARFLEQQTLCNGQVNDFTTALQEMEQLLEM from the exons ATGGCTCTATCAATGGCTTCACACACTGCACCAGAGGCCTTCAAACTAAGGCTTGCATTCCCACAGCGACATGAAGTTTTTCCAAAAG ATTGTAAACCCCAGGACGGTAGAGCCAAG GCGGCAGACCCAGCCACCAGTACGGCAGTTGCATCGGAGCATCTTTTGAATCAGAGCGACGAGAGCTGCGGGCAGGAGGAGCAGACACCTGG CGCCCAGCCTTGCCGCCTCGTTACGATGACCAGCGTGGTTAAGACAGTGTGCGCACCGCAGCCTCCCTCTGTGCTGAGCGGCGGCCCACCCGCAG ACACACAAACTCGAGCCACCTCTAAGAGCCTGTTACCTGTTAAGTCCAAAGAAGTCGATGTTTCCAGACATCTTCAttcaggaagttcagagagtGATGTTACAAAAATCATCAAACCAAGACGAGAGACTGG GCAGGTGAAAGTTGCAGAAACTACCGTCAAAAGGAACGTCAAAAAGAG TTACAAACCATGGAGTAAGCAGAAATCAGAGGAAGAGCTCAAGAATAAGAACCAGCTCTTAGAGGCTGTCAACAAGCAGTTGCACCAGAAGTTGACTGAAACTCAG GAAGAACTGAAGGACCTGACCCAGAAGGTGGAGCTGCTGGAGAAATTTCAGGACAACTGTTTGGCAATTTTGGAGAGCAAGGGCCTTAAACCAG TTTTAGGCAGTGAGACCCTGGCATCACAGCAAGAATCCACCACGGATCACACGGACTCTATGGTGAGGGCACAG TTGCTGTTAGAAACTTTGCAAGATGAGCTGAAGCTTTTTAACGAAACAGCCAAAAAGCAGATGGAGGAGTTACAG GCCTTAAAAGTAAAGTTGAAGatgaaagaagaagagagggccCGGTTCCTGGAACAGCAGACCTTATGTAATGGTCAAGTAAATGATTTTACAACAGCTCTTCAGGAAATGGAGCAACTATTAGAAATGTGA